The genomic window GTGATGCGCGGCCAGGACGCGCTCGGCGGCCACGACGCCGCCCTGATCGTGGCCAACCCGGTGGCCGCCGAGCACCAGCTCGACCGCGCCCTGCACGACCGGGTGCTGGCCGAGGCGCTGGCGGCGGTGGAGCGCGAGGGTGTCACCGGGCAGGCGATCACGCCGTATCTGCTGGCGTATCTGACCGAGCACACCGAGGGCGCCTCGCTGGAGGCGAATCTCGCCGCGGTGCGCGGCAACGTGGCGCTGGCCGGGGACATCGCCGTGGCCTGGTCGCGGCGGCCGTGAGCCGGGCGGGCCGCGGGCTGCTGGTGGTCGGCGACACCGTGACCGATGTGGTGGCCCGGCACGCGGAGCCGCTGGCCGCGGACACCGACACCGCGGCCCGTATCGCGGTGCTGCCGGGCGGCGCGGGCGCCAACGTGGCCTGCTGGGCCGCCCATCGGGGCGCGCCTGACGTGCGGCTGCTGTCCAGGGTCGGCGCGGACTCCGCCGACTGGCACCGCGCGGCCCTGGCGGCGGCCGGCGTCGAGCCGGTGCTGCGGGTCGACCGGGAGCAGCCCACCGCGGTGGTGATCGCGCTGGTCGACGCCGCCGCGGAACGCACCCTGGTCACCGACAGCGGCGCCGCCTTCCGGCTCGGGCCGGCCGACTGGGACGAGGCGCTGCTCGACGGGATCGGCCATGTCCACCTCTCCGGCTACCTGTTCTTCTGCGAGCCGGGCCGGGAGCTGGCCGCCCTGGCCGGCGCGGCGGCCCGCGCCCGCGGCCTGCCGGTGAGCGTCGACCCGGCGTCCGCCGGTTTTCTGCGCGGCCTCGGGGTACCGCGCTTCCTGGACCTGGTCGCGGGCACGGACCTGCTGCTGCCGAACGCCGACGAGGCGGCGCTGCTGTCCGGTACCGCGGAACCGGCCGCCGCGGCGGCCGGGTTGAGCGGCCGCTGCGGCACCGTGGTGGTGACGCTCGGCGCGGGCGGCGCGCTGGCCGCGACCCGCGGGCGGGTCAGCGCTCGGGCATCCGCCGTGCCGGCGACCGCCGTTGACAGCACCGGGGCGGGCGACGCCTTCACCGGGGGGCTGCTCGCGGCCCGGCTGGCGGGCGCGGATCTCGCGGAGGCGCTGGCGGCCGGCTGCCGGAGCGGCGCCGAGGCCGTCATGGCGGTGGGCGGACGGCCGGCCGCTCCGTGACCCGGAAGGCTCGAACAACCGTCCATCGGCGACGATATGCTGGCACGTACAACGGGACGGGGTGGTCGGCGTGGACAATCTGTGGTGGATTATTCCGGTTCTGCTGTTCGGCGGCGGCTTCGTGGGCGACAAGATCAGCGCCGCGGCGAAGATCCGGCACCGGCGCAAGCTCGAACTCATCAAGGCCCAGGAGCGCCGGCAGCGTGAGCTGAGCGCCGCCAACCGCCCGCCGGAACCGGTCTGCGGCTGCACCCACCACCTGGCGATGCACGGCAAGGACGACGGCAAGTGCCACGAGGTGGTCGAGGCACCGTCGTTGTGGGACGCCGACCGCAAGCCGCTGCAGTACGAGCCCCAGCAGTGCAACTGCCAGCAGTACGTGGGTCCTGAGCCGCTCGGTACGGTCTTCGCGCCGGAGATCACCGACCTGCGGTGACGCCGTCGGCACCGCCGACGGCTCTTGCGCTGAGGAGTTGAAGCGCTGACGAATGGTCGTTGCCACGACCGGTAAGTGTCCGAGGGGGGACTTGAACCCCCACGCCCGATAAAGGGCACTAGCACCTCAAGCTAGCGCGTCTGCCATTCCGCCACCCGGACCGGGTGTGCCGCCGCGGCCGCGGGGCCGTGGTGACACCGACCACGATACCAAGGATCGGCAGTGCTTCTCACCTGCGATTCCCGTCGCCCTGCTGGGGGCGCGCGGCGATCGCGCGGTGGTGGCGGACGACCTCGTCGATGATGAAGTTCAGGAACTTCTCGGCGAAGGCCGGGTCGAGCCTGGCGTCCTCGGCGAGGCGGCGCAGCCGGGCGATCTGGTCGGCCTCGCGGGCCGGGTCGGCGGGCGGCAGGTCGTGGGCGGCCTTGAGCTCGCCGACCTGCTGGGTGCACTTGAAGCGCTCGGCCAGCAGGTGCACCAGGGCCGCGTCCAGGTTGTCGATGCTGCCGCGCAGCTCCCTCAGGCGCCGCAGTGCCTGCTCGTCACCCACCAGGGTGTGCTCGGCGGTCGGCTGGTCGCTCATCTCGGTGCCATCCTGGTAGGTCCGTGGTGCACGGCTGCACGGTCCCGATCACCCTATGACACGCTCGCACGGTGTACGGCCGGGGCGGGGACGGCGAAGGAAGGACGGAGTGCGGATGGGACGGGTCACCGAAAGGCGCAGGGTGTTGCGGATCCGCGGTGGGACGGCGGCCCACCGGGCCGACACCCTGGTCGCGGAGGAGCCGCTGGAGATCCGGCTGAACGGCCGCCCGCTGGCCATCACCATGCGTACGCCGGGTGACGACTTCGCCCTCGCCACCGGCTTCCTGGTCAGCGAGGGGGTGCTCGCCGCGGCGGAGGAGGTGGCGAACGTCGTCTACTGCGCCGGCGCGACGGCCGACGACGGGAACACGTACAACGTGGTGGACGTGACGCTCGCCCGCGGGGTGGCGCTGCCCGATATCAGCCTGGAGCGCAACGTCTACACGTCGTCCTCCTGCGGGTTGT from Streptomyces sp. NBC_01198 includes these protein-coding regions:
- a CDS encoding carbohydrate kinase family protein, whose amino-acid sequence is MSRAGRGLLVVGDTVTDVVARHAEPLAADTDTAARIAVLPGGAGANVACWAAHRGAPDVRLLSRVGADSADWHRAALAAAGVEPVLRVDREQPTAVVIALVDAAAERTLVTDSGAAFRLGPADWDEALLDGIGHVHLSGYLFFCEPGRELAALAGAAARARGLPVSVDPASAGFLRGLGVPRFLDLVAGTDLLLPNADEAALLSGTAEPAAAAAGLSGRCGTVVVTLGAGGALAATRGRVSARASAVPATAVDSTGAGDAFTGGLLAARLAGADLAEALAAGCRSGAEAVMAVGGRPAAP
- a CDS encoding chorismate mutase, which produces MSDQPTAEHTLVGDEQALRRLRELRGSIDNLDAALVHLLAERFKCTQQVGELKAAHDLPPADPAREADQIARLRRLAEDARLDPAFAEKFLNFIIDEVVRHHRAIAARPQQGDGNRR